A genomic stretch from Nitrobacter winogradskyi Nb-255 includes:
- a CDS encoding FecR domain-containing protein, whose protein sequence is MTDEMSEEDRLFMEATDLMIRLKNDPDNPVPRRMIREWRLRSPEHESIWTEVAEIHGMMVKIITDERDAGKKAAAGITRRSLVIAGLVGAGAAAGYAALPGLLVEAKADYTTGTGQVRRVDLADGSVATMGPDTALAVQFSEEQRSIRLLQGMAFFDVASDQGRPFRVSVAQLVTTAHRVRGQRRRGLSIGVGRPRHGGGHIHGGGHRIHPPVGGAMAGVR, encoded by the coding sequence ATGACCGACGAAATGTCCGAAGAGGATCGGCTGTTCATGGAAGCCACGGATCTGATGATCCGGCTGAAGAACGATCCCGATAATCCCGTTCCGCGCAGAATGATCCGGGAGTGGCGCTTGAGAAGCCCGGAGCACGAGAGCATATGGACCGAAGTCGCTGAAATTCACGGCATGATGGTCAAGATCATCACCGATGAACGTGACGCCGGGAAAAAAGCAGCCGCGGGCATCACGCGGCGCTCGCTGGTCATTGCGGGACTGGTCGGCGCGGGCGCCGCTGCCGGTTACGCGGCGCTGCCTGGTCTTCTGGTCGAGGCGAAAGCGGATTACACCACCGGCACCGGGCAGGTCCGCCGTGTTGATCTCGCGGATGGAAGCGTCGCGACGATGGGACCGGACACAGCGCTGGCGGTACAGTTCAGCGAAGAACAGCGATCGATCCGTTTGCTCCAGGGCATGGCGTTTTTTGATGTCGCAAGCGATCAGGGGCGGCCCTTCCGCGTCTCGGTCGCCCAGCTTGTGACGACCGCGCACCGCGTTCGAGGTCAGCGACGGCGCGGGCTATCGATCGGTGTCGGTCGACCGCGGCACGGTGGAGGTCACATCCACGGCGGCGGACATCGAATCCACCCGCCTGTCGGCGGGGCAATGGCTGGCGTTCGATGA